The genomic DNA GTTTTTCTGTTTACCAATAAATGAAGTTCCTTCTATCTTTATTACCATTCTGTTTTTATACTGCTTCATATTTATACCTCTATTATAACGGGAATATGTCCTGTAAACGGCAAAAATTTATTAATAATATGTTTTGTCTTGATTTTCATATATCCTGTGATTGTTCCGTCACTGCAGCCACAGTATTCTTTGTCTGCCACATCTTTATCAAAAATAACTTTTATTTTATTATTTTTATCAAGAACAGCACTGAAAACAGTTACAGCTCCGATTTTTACTCCCAGCGTCTTTTCGGTTAACTCCACAGGAGCAAATGAAACACGCGATATATTTAAAGCACTGCTAAAATCTCCTGATCTGAATGGTTTATCCCCTGCTGTAATAAATAAATAAAACTCTGTCTCATTTCTGTTACATAAAAACAGTGTTTTTACCATTTCCATATCCAGCTTTTTATTAATCCCCAGACAGTCTTTCATTGTAACTGCTTCATCAGTACTAACCCGTTCAAACGGTATATTAAGATTTTGCAGTATTCTGTATGTTTTTTTCTGCAGTATTGTATGAAATTTCACCGGTGCCGTCTTAGATATCTCACTTATATAAAACATTACTCCTCCTGTCCTTTATTCTTGAAATTTATATAAATATAGTGTATCATAAATTTATAAATTACAAAAACG from Sebaldella termitidis ATCC 33386 includes the following:
- a CDS encoding prolyl-tRNA synthetase associated domain-containing protein; translation: MFYISEISKTAPVKFHTILQKKTYRILQNLNIPFERVSTDEAVTMKDCLGINKKLDMEMVKTLFLCNRNETEFYLFITAGDKPFRSGDFSSALNISRVSFAPVELTEKTLGVKIGAVTVFSAVLDKNNKIKVIFDKDVADKEYCGCSDGTITGYMKIKTKHIINKFLPFTGHIPVIIEV